In Candidatus Saccharibacteria bacterium oral taxon 488, a single window of DNA contains:
- the gyrA gene encoding DNA gyrase subunit A, whose product MVTDMPTGLERRRLEHVMQDNFFRYSMSVIVDRALPDVRDGLKPVHRRILYSMNQNGNRSTAKFVKSARIIGDVMGKYHPHGDSAIYDSMVRLAQDWAMRYTLVQGQGNFGSMDGDPPAAHRYTEARLDKPAEELLTDIEKETVDFKDNFDGSEREPIVLPAKLPNLLLNGQIGIAVGMATSIPTHNLGELVDATVELINNPEATVDDLLKHVKGPDFPTGAIVYGGAPMRQAYATGRGSVMMRAVAEIQETKKGRHQIVVTEIPYGVNKATLIEKIGELHKEKRVMLADLRDESSRGKVRIVIELKKDAYPKKVLNQLYKLTALQTSFNYNMLALVNTMQPRILGLHDILSEFIKHRQSVVRRRTEFELKKAKARAHILEGYKIALDHIDEVIKTIRASKTQDEAEKNLRAKFGLSEIQAKAILAMQLRRLTGLEREAVENELRELLKLIARLEAILADEQEILNIIKTELLEMKEKYGDERRSKIINHELGKFSDEELIPDEEAVILLTGENYIKRTLLSDYRKQNRGGKGKRGMTTKEEDIIDQVVPANTHDYLLFFTNRGRIFRLKAYEVPAASLSAKGVAAVNLLQLQPEEKITAIIKHEKNAGDQGYLFMATKNGTVKKTPLGDYANIRTNGLIAIKLDDGDELRWIKKTDGKSDVIISTSAGQAIRFNEQDARPMGRAARGVRGVRLRPNDCVVGMDIVTSDDQTLLVISEKGFGKRTKVTNFPSHKRGGVGIKAAIVTTKTGPIISVQTIDPTMNEALLVSQNGQTIRLGLSDIKLLGRTTQGVTIMRLSDGDAVSSIGLMEKRPDEED is encoded by the coding sequence ATGGTAACCGATATGCCAACAGGTTTAGAGCGACGTCGACTCGAACACGTGATGCAGGATAATTTCTTCCGCTATTCGATGAGTGTCATTGTTGACCGGGCACTACCAGATGTGCGTGATGGTCTGAAACCGGTGCATCGCCGTATTTTGTATTCAATGAACCAAAACGGCAACCGTAGTACCGCAAAATTCGTCAAATCAGCACGCATCATTGGTGATGTAATGGGTAAATATCACCCGCATGGTGACTCAGCGATTTATGATTCAATGGTGCGTCTGGCGCAAGATTGGGCGATGCGCTATACCTTGGTGCAGGGCCAGGGAAATTTTGGCTCAATGGACGGAGATCCACCAGCCGCTCACCGTTATACTGAGGCGCGACTCGACAAGCCAGCTGAAGAACTACTAACTGACATCGAGAAAGAAACGGTTGATTTCAAGGATAACTTTGACGGCTCAGAGCGTGAGCCAATCGTGCTGCCGGCAAAATTACCAAACTTGCTATTGAACGGTCAGATTGGTATCGCTGTTGGTATGGCGACGAGTATCCCGACGCACAACTTGGGCGAGTTGGTGGATGCGACGGTTGAGCTGATCAATAATCCTGAGGCGACAGTTGATGATTTACTGAAGCACGTTAAGGGCCCGGACTTTCCGACGGGGGCGATTGTCTATGGAGGCGCGCCGATGCGTCAGGCATATGCGACTGGTCGCGGTAGTGTAATGATGCGGGCGGTGGCGGAGATTCAGGAGACCAAGAAGGGGCGGCATCAGATCGTCGTCACAGAGATCCCGTATGGTGTAAATAAAGCAACACTAATCGAAAAAATTGGTGAGCTTCATAAAGAAAAACGAGTGATGCTGGCCGACCTACGTGATGAAAGTTCTCGAGGTAAAGTCCGCATTGTCATCGAGCTGAAGAAAGATGCGTATCCAAAGAAGGTGCTGAACCAGCTGTATAAATTAACAGCTTTACAAACAAGTTTTAATTACAACATGCTGGCACTGGTCAATACCATGCAGCCACGGATCTTAGGCTTGCACGATATTTTGAGCGAGTTTATTAAGCACCGACAATCTGTGGTGCGCCGCCGTACTGAGTTTGAGCTGAAAAAAGCTAAGGCAAGAGCGCATATTCTGGAGGGCTACAAGATTGCACTGGATCATATCGACGAGGTGATCAAGACGATTCGTGCCTCAAAAACCCAGGATGAAGCGGAAAAGAATCTGCGCGCTAAGTTTGGACTGAGCGAGATCCAGGCCAAGGCTATTTTGGCGATGCAGCTGAGACGCCTGACTGGACTTGAGCGTGAAGCGGTTGAAAATGAACTGCGCGAGCTTCTGAAACTGATCGCAAGGTTAGAGGCTATCTTGGCCGACGAGCAAGAGATCTTGAATATCATTAAGACTGAGCTCCTGGAGATGAAGGAAAAGTATGGCGACGAGCGGCGTAGTAAAATTATCAACCATGAGCTGGGTAAGTTCTCTGACGAGGAGCTAATTCCGGATGAGGAGGCGGTCATTTTGCTGACTGGTGAGAATTACATCAAGCGGACCCTGCTCAGTGACTATCGCAAGCAAAACCGTGGTGGCAAGGGCAAGCGCGGCATGACCACCAAAGAGGAGGATATCATTGACCAGGTGGTGCCAGCAAATACCCATGACTATTTGTTGTTCTTTACGAATCGAGGTCGGATTTTCCGTCTGAAGGCGTATGAAGTGCCAGCTGCCAGTCTCAGTGCCAAAGGTGTGGCGGCGGTGAACCTGCTCCAGCTACAGCCAGAAGAGAAGATCACCGCTATCATTAAACACGAGAAGAATGCTGGTGATCAAGGTTATCTGTTTATGGCGACTAAGAACGGTACGGTCAAAAAGACGCCGCTTGGTGACTACGCCAATATTCGGACGAACGGGCTTATTGCCATTAAGTTAGATGATGGTGACGAGCTGCGCTGGATCAAGAAAACAGATGGCAAAAGTGATGTAATTATTTCAACATCAGCTGGCCAGGCGATTCGTTTCAACGAACAGGATGCCCGGCCGATGGGTCGAGCGGCGCGTGGTGTACGTGGTGTACGCCTGCGTCCAAATGATTGCGTTGTTGGTATGGACATCGTTACCAGTGATGATCAGACACTGCTGGTTATTAGCGAAAAAGGTTTTGGTAAGCGCACGAAAGTGACTAATTTCCCAAGTCATAAGCGCGGTGGTGTCGGGATAAAAGCGGCGATTGTGACAACAAAGACTGGCCCGATCATTTCAGTACAGACAATTGATCCGACGATGAACGAAGCACTGTTGGTGTCGCAAAATGGTCAAACAATTCGTCTAGGCTTGAGTGACATCAAGTTGCTCGGCCGAACAACCCAAGGCGTAACAATTATGCGGTTGAGCGATGGCGATGCGGTGTCGTCGATTGGCCTAATGGAGAAGCGTCCAGACGAGGAGGATTAG
- a CDS encoding divergent PAP2 family protein yields MQYILIPGIAWFVAQSSKHLARLFGRNRRVTQSNPRSPVLFSGGMPSAHSATVVSLALTIGHYQGWGSPLFGLAAWFAAIVLYDAVMVRFSSGQQGDLLNRVVRKDYPKLSTIRVAHGHTLPEVLAGAAVGAAVTFVVIFATR; encoded by the coding sequence ATGCAATACATCCTGATACCGGGCATCGCGTGGTTTGTAGCGCAGTCATCAAAGCATCTGGCCCGGCTGTTTGGCCGCAATCGTCGAGTTACGCAGTCGAACCCTCGTTCACCGGTATTGTTTTCGGGCGGTATGCCGAGTGCTCACAGTGCAACAGTGGTGTCACTTGCGCTGACCATCGGCCACTACCAGGGGTGGGGAAGTCCGCTGTTTGGCCTGGCTGCGTGGTTCGCGGCAATCGTATTATATGATGCGGTGATGGTGCGATTTTCCTCTGGACAGCAAGGTGACTTGCTCAATAGAGTGGTGCGAAAAGATTATCCAAAACTATCGACGATTAGGGTGGCACATGGCCATACACTGCCAGAAGTGCTTGCTGGGGCCGCTGTGGGTGCGGCTGTGACGTTTGTTGTAATTTTCGCTACAAGATAA
- the pyrD gene encoding dihydroorotate dehydrogenase (quinone), whose product MYKHIIKPILFLLTPDFTHKLITFCGRVVQVLPPVRWGIRKSWGFQDNSLQQEVSGITFRNPIGLSAGFDKNIQLLSLMEDIGFGFASGGSVTLEPRKGNRRPWFHRLPRTKSVVVFAGMPNKGLRKIRNYIERNTRRSSNAVSVISVAVIANKTTIEQAGGYPAEQAIINDVKKATEYIIHNKLASVVEINISCPNAGKEPFIEAESLDALLTTLDIVPRDVPFWVKMPHLYDIKQFDALLGVIVRHNIQGVTVANLIKDRSKINIKDSLTDEIRGGLSGAPTREHSLELIRHAYKKYGDRLTIIGVGGVFSAEDAYAKIKAGASLVGLITGLFFEGPQLVGRINRGLAELLKKDGFSHISEAVGADFRSRSKKTKKL is encoded by the coding sequence ATGTATAAACACATTATAAAGCCGATACTATTCTTGTTGACGCCAGACTTTACTCACAAATTAATTACTTTTTGCGGTCGTGTAGTGCAAGTACTGCCGCCTGTTCGGTGGGGTATCCGTAAGTCGTGGGGTTTTCAAGACAACTCGCTTCAGCAGGAAGTGAGCGGCATCACTTTTCGTAACCCGATCGGCTTATCGGCAGGATTTGATAAAAATATTCAGCTGTTGTCACTAATGGAAGACATTGGTTTTGGGTTTGCTTCGGGTGGGTCGGTGACACTAGAGCCGAGGAAGGGGAATCGACGGCCGTGGTTTCATCGCTTGCCGAGGACGAAGTCAGTCGTAGTTTTTGCGGGTATGCCGAATAAAGGTTTGCGAAAGATCCGTAACTATATCGAACGAAACACCCGTCGGTCAAGCAACGCAGTCAGTGTGATCTCTGTGGCGGTTATTGCAAATAAAACAACGATTGAGCAGGCTGGTGGCTATCCAGCCGAACAGGCGATCATTAATGACGTAAAAAAAGCAACAGAATATATTATTCACAACAAATTGGCGAGTGTTGTAGAAATTAACATATCATGCCCTAATGCCGGCAAGGAGCCGTTTATTGAGGCGGAGTCGCTCGATGCATTATTAACAACACTTGATATCGTGCCGCGTGACGTACCGTTCTGGGTGAAAATGCCACATCTATATGACATAAAGCAGTTTGATGCGCTGCTAGGGGTTATTGTTCGGCATAATATCCAAGGTGTGACGGTGGCAAATCTGATCAAAGACCGTAGTAAAATTAACATCAAAGATTCGCTGACTGATGAAATTCGCGGTGGGCTGAGTGGTGCGCCAACGCGCGAACACAGCTTAGAGCTGATTCGCCATGCGTATAAGAAATATGGCGACCGGTTGACGATCATTGGCGTTGGTGGAGTGTTTTCGGCTGAGGATGCGTACGCCAAGATTAAGGCTGGCGCCAGCCTAGTAGGGCTGATTACCGGTCTGTTTTTTGAAGGACCGCAGCTGGTTGGGCGAATTAATCGCGGATTGGCGGAGCTATTGAAAAAAGACGGTTTTTCTCATATTTCCGAGGCAGTTGGCGCGGATTTTCGCAGCCGGTCAAAAAAGACGAAAAAACTTTGA